Proteins encoded in a region of the Prunus persica cultivar Lovell chromosome G4, Prunus_persica_NCBIv2, whole genome shotgun sequence genome:
- the LOC18780468 gene encoding uncharacterized protein LOC18780468, with protein MFRERKMGKSSGAAPGSRDWTQIYAIYGLDQWQTILFLLFHAVLFTILSLLYLTYFDFITLFFHRLLPIGSARFAAGFTGSVTALSALCLFFASAHFLHSSLPLHYDVVQRMVNSVNDWSTVKHALDLGCGRGILLNAVATQMKKEGSSGRVVGLDRSKMTSLSSTLRTAKIEGVGEYVTCREGDPRRLPFGDGYFDVVVSAVFVHTVGKEYGHRTVEASAERMRVVGEMVRVLKPGGVGVVWDLLHVPEYVRRLQELKMEDIRVSERVTAFMVSSHIVSFRKPSQHLVGPGEVRLDWRC; from the coding sequence ATGTTCAGAGAGAGGAAAATGGGGAAATCATCAGGTGCGGCTCCGGGCAGCAGAGACTGGACCCAGATCTACGCCATCTATGGCCTGGACCAGTGGCAGACCattctcttccttctcttccacGCTGTGCTATTTACCATTTTGTCCCTCCTCTACCTCACTTACTTCGACTTCATCACTCTCTTCTTCCACCGCCTCCTTCCCATCGGCTCGGCTCGGTTCGCCGCCGGCTTCACCGGCTCCGTCACGGCCCTCTCCGCCCTCTGCCTCTTCTTCGCCTCCGCTCACTTCCTGCACTCCTCCCTCCCCCTCCACTACGACGTCGTCCAGCGCATGGTCAACTCGGTCAATGACTGGTCAACGGTCAAGCACGCCCTCGACCTCGGCTGCGGCCGCGGCATACTGTTAAACGCAGTGGCGACTCAGATGAAAAAAGAAGGTAGTTCGGGTCGTGTCGTGGGCCTGGACCGGTCCAAGATGACGAGTCTTTCGTCGACCTTACGGACGGCCAAGATCGAAGGGGTCGGGGAGTACGTGACTTGCCGTGAGGGCGACCCCAGGAGATTGCCGTTTGGGGACGGGTACTTCGACGTGGTGGTATCGGCTGTGTTCGTGCACACCGTTGGGAAGGAGTACGGCCATCGGACGGTGGAGGCGTCGGCGGAGCGGATGAGGGTGGTCGGTGAGATGGTGAGGGTTTTGAAGCCCGGTGGGGTCGGGGTGGTGTGGGACCTACTGCACGTGCCGGAGTACGTGAGGAGGCTCCAGGAGCTGAAGATGGAGGACATTCGGGTCTCGGAGCGGGTCACGGCGTTTATGGTGAGCAGCCACATCGTGTCGTTTCGTAAGCCCAGTCAGCACTTAGTCGGACCGGGCGAGGTCCGGCTTGACTGGAGATGCTGA